The following proteins are encoded in a genomic region of Zea mays cultivar B73 chromosome 9, Zm-B73-REFERENCE-NAM-5.0, whole genome shotgun sequence:
- the LOC100277184 gene encoding Arsenate reductase 2.1-like has protein sequence MARSVSYVSAAKLVSMARGNPRLAIIDVRDEERSYQAHIAGSHHFASGSFEARMPELVRAASGKDTLVFHCALSQVRGPTCARMFSDYLSETKEDSGIKNIMVLERGFNGWEVSGQPVCSCTDAHCKGTCS, from the exons ATGGCGCGGAGCGTATCGTACGTTTCGGCGGCGAAGCTGGTATCCATGGCGCGAGGCAATCCCCGCCTCGCCATCATCGACGTCAG GGATGAGGAGAGGAGCTACCAGGCTCACATCGCGGGTTCGCACCACTTCGCCAGCGGCAGCTTCGAGGCGCGGATGCCGGAGCTGGTGCGGGCCGCCAGCGGCAAGGACACCCTCGTTTTCCACTGCGCGCTGAGCCAG GTACGAGGTCCAACTTGTGCTCGGATGTTCTCAGACTATCTATCGGAGACCAAGGAGGATTCAGGGATAAAGAACATCATGGTACTGGAGCGCGGGTTTAACGGATGGGAGGTTTCAGGGCAGCCTGTCTGCAGCTGCACCGACGCTCATTGCAAAGGGACGTGTTCTTAA
- the LOC103639106 gene encoding cytochrome c-type biogenesis protein CcmE homolog, mitochondrial: MAFSRLLPSRSRLLSTLLHTPGPIPTPRAAAAATTTPLGPFLRSFASGARRAGPSSRPRAADIGARARQLQTRRLWSYGLAFACTAGFVVTVLATFQDQLVFYVTPTDALAKFTADPSKPRVRLGGLVLEGSVVHPSPSSPEIEFVVTDLITDVLVRYEGALPDLFREGHSVVVEGLLKPLTDDLRRDDGRKVAEKARECSCFLRGTEVLAKHDEKYMPKEVGEALERNKKRLEAEAEAAAAQVSTVAAAAEGAKPSS; encoded by the coding sequence ATGGCTTTCTCGCGGCTCCTCCCCTCCCGCAGCCGCCTCCTCTCCACCCTCCTCCACACACCGGGACCCATCCCCACCCCGCGCGCGgcagccgccgccaccaccaccccgctcggccccttcctCCGCAGCTTCGCCTCGGGCGCGCGGCGGGCGGGGCCCTCCTCCCGCCCCCGCGCCGCGGACATCGGCGCCCGCGCGCGACAGCTGCAGACGCGCCGCCTCTGGTCTTACGGGCTCGCCTTCGCCTGCACGGCCGGGTTCGTGGTCACCGTGCTCGCCACGTTCCAGGACCAGCTCGTCTTCTACGTCACGCCCACCGACGCGCTCGCCAAATTCACCGCCGATCCCTCCAAGCCCCGCGTCCGCCTCGGCGGTCTCGTCCTCGAGGGCTCCGTCGTGCACCCCTCGCCATCCTCTCCCGAGATCGAGTTCGTCGTCACGGACCTCATCACCGACGTGCTGGTCCGGTACGAGGGCGCGCTGCCTGACCTCTTCCGCGAGGGACACTCCGTCGTCGTTGAGGGGCTCCTCAAGCCCCTcaccgacgacctccgccgcgACGACGGGAGGAAGGTGGCCGAGAAGGCCCGGGAGTGCTCGTGCTTCTTGCGCGGCACCGAGGTGCTCGCCAAGCACGACGAGAAGTACATGCCCAAAGAGGTCGGCGAGGCGCTCGAGCGAAACAAGAAGCGCCTCGAGGCCGAGGCAGAGGCGGCCGCCGCTCAAGTGTCGactgtggcggcggcggcggagggagCAAAGCCAAGCTCGTAA